The region CACGTCCATGCCGGCTTGATTGTGCCCGGCTGGGTCTTCACCCCGCTTGGTCCCGAGCAGTTTATGAAGCTGGGTATGCCGGTCGATGAATATGCCAGAATCGTTGTGCCGCAATTGCTTGCGCGACGACGTTTTGTGGTCAGCCATGGCTACAACATGGTGCGCATCGCCGAACGGATGGACCAACTTGCCGAGAGCTACGCCGAATATGCGCTGCCGCCGGAACAAGACGCGAAGCACGATGTGCAATTGGTGATGGCGCAGTTGATGAAAGCGCGCGAGGGTTAGATCAATTCCAGCCGTGCCACTTTCGGTACCCGACAATCAGATACATCCCAAAAAAGACGGCCGCTCCGCCGGTCCACAACCAATCACCAAGGCTCTTTGGACCTGCAAGGAGCTTGCTTCCAAATATGGTGCCGCTCAAGATAAAGACAAAAGAGATCAGTCTCTAGGGAATTGCTTCATGCGCCAATTGCCGGTTGAGTTCTTTTGAGCGCGGCGGCCCGAAGTCGGGGCGACCTTTCACAAGTCGGCGTGGGGCAAATGATGCTCAGAAAAGCCAGCCCACTACAGCCAATACGACTGTGGCCAGAAATACTCCAGAACCCCACTCTGGCAGGGCCAGCGTTCGTTCAACTGCAACGAATACAAAAATGGCACCCATGATTGCGCCAAGCATCAACCAGAATCGCTTTCCTTTGCTCGCATCCGTCCAGTCTCGCAGGAGACCTTCATACTCCTCGTGGCTAACGAGCTTCCCGCCACTATTGGGGGAGGGGTAATAGAGATATCCGTCATCGACTGGATCGAACTGGCGTTTGAATGCTTCTACAGGGTCAACCATCGCGCAGTGCCGTCCTAAATCAGCCCCAGTTTCTGCAACTTGACCGCCATCTTTCCGGGCAGCGCATCGCCGATGTCTTCGTCGTCTTCCAAGTCACGCGGTGGCTCGCCTTTGAGATAGCGCCAACCCTGATGCGCGCGCTTGGGTTGGGGGTGCACCCGGATCAGCTTCGGCTCCAACTCGATCAGCCAACGGCCGCTGTCGGTTTGTGAAAATCCTGTGATCTTCGATCTCGCGACCAGATTGTGCTGATGAATCCAGTAAAGTGATCCGCCAATGCATTGCTCC is a window of Altererythrobacter rubellus DNA encoding:
- a CDS encoding DUF1489 family protein; translation: MPLNLTKIAFGAQSFDDIESWYAGRRSPHLTTKYRPTKWEQCIGGSLYWIHQHNLVARSKITGFSQTDSGRWLIELEPKLIRVHPQPKRAHQGWRYLKGEPPRDLEDDEDIGDALPGKMAVKLQKLGLI